A window of Drosophila sulfurigaster albostrigata strain 15112-1811.04 chromosome X, ASM2355843v2, whole genome shotgun sequence genomic DNA:
ATGACATAAAATCTCTGCTCTCCTGCAGATTTGCGCTTTTCAAGATCGTGATTTTACTCCTAGGCACATACACCTATCTTACAGCTGCCTTAAATATTAATCCAAAGTAATAGTAAGCTATCGATGACAATTTCTTTGTATTGATCGCATTTGAAGATACCAAAAGAAGGCATCGGAAGTTGCCTTAAAATAGATAGATATGAATAGTTAGAAAATATCTACTTTCAAACCTCTAAAATTTTTGtagtaaataatttcaaatatgttaTACAATATACTAGAAGTAAGAAAGTGACACTCAAGCGGCTGATACTGATTTGCATTTGTTCACATTcccaaaataaacaatgttGTCTGAGTTGCGAATCAACAAACAACCACCTCAAAAAAGAGTACACAAGTGCACTTTAACTTTGGCTTTTATTCGGATCTTGATATTAATCTTATTCTATTTTCTATCTTTTTATATGAATAGAGGGTAAAATAGTTTGAATCAGTGATAAGGCAAAATTCACATTTGAGGAACAACAAAACCTAtctaaaaaatgtattgatTGATTATGGGCTATTATTTGTGGTTTGTTATCAATCAGCAATAGCTCTGTAATGTTAGCCTTCAGTGCCGGtgttatatttgttaattatggGTGCTTCCAAGCTTCTTAAGACCACAGGTCTGTTATGAAAGTGTTTAAGGTtcataaaaatcaatcaaaaatcCATCGACCGACAACACCGAATGATATCCATTTAGTGAACTCGTCAACATGCAGTCAACCAACATGAGACAATTTCATATAGTAATGTCAGTTGATTcgacaatttgaaattgaccAGAGGTCTTTCAATTTGATTAGATTTTGTGAACCTATTCCTTGTTCATAAGTTTGTCTATCTACATAATATACATAgggacatacatatgtgtgcaacgatatgcaaaacaatattacaattaatattgTTACATAATTAATTCGAAATTTTGCGCCAGGAACCAAGTATTTACCGACAGTTGTGAATATATTACCATAaggcaaccaaaaaaatcgaTATCATTTTCCCGTCTAACACCTGCAAAAACGCCACCATCGGACACCCAGCTCTCAAGCTGTGTTAATAAGTCCATTGCCGCTACTTCTAATTCTGTGATACGATACGCTCGGACTGCATGCGATCATTGCGGCCATCATAATATACCGATTATGTCACACCCTATATCTCCGCTGGCAAAATCTCAAACCAATTTGGACCTAGTAGAACAAAATAGCCAGCGTCAGGCTCTTTTACCATTACCAATCATTGGAATTCACCGCGACGACTCAGCCTGCACAATTCAGGTTTCACGACGTCCATCCATACTACTGCAAGAGATACTCACACAGCGGCCGCAAGGTCTAGGACGTAAGGATCCAAGTTTATTGCATCCAAGGAACTCCAGGAATGCAGGGTATAACTCgtgttaataatattatattcctCTTAATGCGCATGAATAATACACAATGAGCAATTTTAATCTGATTTTTTGACGTCTGGCCTTTGACTTAGAAATCTTAATGGAACTGTCACGGGAAGTACGGCAACCATAAATTTCCAAAGCGGGTCAGGCAGTGCTCGGAATGGATCCAATGCTTATTACGACAGCGGTGCAAAAAGTTTTcaagccaaacaacaaaaagaaaagaatcgGCGAACGGGCAAGTAAgagcatatttataaatacattacaTTATATGGAacttaaatgtatttctttttatagcGATGCAGTTAGTTCTGCTTTGTCTGCGACATATTGCAAGCTATTGGTGCTGTTAGGTGTGTGTCTTCCTATCACGGAAGTCATATCAGATCAAAtacctacatatgtatatcagGGCTTCTATATTTACCTTTATGCTGGTAGCATACTGTTCGTGATATTTGTATACATAAGTGCATTTCGTAACCGGTCGTTATTCAATGCACTTAAGGATTTTCGTAAGTTTTATATATGAATGCTATCTCAGTAAAGAGTGTGCTCGTCTCTGAGACGCCTGGCACACAtgttaaaatactatatatagtacaatatttgtttggtgaagtaattttattattttagcgTAAGGCTAATTACTACAtgatttgaaataatattgtcAATAAGTTCCTAATTTCTTAACacaacttttatttgtttcagACGAAAAGAACAGCAATGTACATTTAAAGCACAAAGTCACTCATTTTGGAAGTTTTTACTTGCGCGTTGGTGCCATTGCCTTTGCCATAGGTACAATGGTATACTCGGGATTGGAATTCGGTCAATTCTTTGAACTAAATGGTCAGGCAGGATGTCATGATGTCTTTGTAGCCATTACTCCTATTTGTCGTATGGTTCTATGCATTGCACAAGTACAGTTTATATTCCTTAACACCACATATATGGACATGGCGCGTCATAAAGTAACATCTCGTTTTGGTCTCATGCATATGGTGGCCACAAACTTGTGTGAGTGGTTGTATGTACTTGTCGAAGAGACAAAGCATGAGATATTTCATATAAGTCATCACGACATTGATCCGGACCTGGATCCTGTATTACACAATGGACCATATGGTGGACCTAACTGGTCTGCTGTAAACGAGTCTTTGCACACAAACGGATCTATTCACTCTGGATTCATAAATGCGAGTCACACCGCAGAAGTGGCACACCATTTATTAACGAACATTTCAACGTCCATTAATAGCAATAACTCGATGGTGGCGCCCACACCATCATTTAATGGCTGCTCCCGCACAACTATAATGGGTGCACTAGTTCAACAATTATCACCATTTCTTTTTCCATGTACAATCGAATACTCACTCATATGTGCAGTAATTCTTTTTGAGATGTGGAAAACCGTAAAATCTATTCCAGACATCGATAAGACTCGCAAGAACTCTGTAAAACCAGTGACTCAGAAACCAGCCCACCACTTTTCAGTTGACTGCTCTCAATCGCACAAGGGcctattttttggtatattaataattgtcaTGACTATTATTTCAATGattatgtattttgtgttATACACTCAACCTGGCTTTGAGCTGATCGCGACTCAGGAAGTTACGCTTTGGGAAACGTTCATGTACTTTATGTGCGCTTCCGCAATAATAACCGGTAACAAATTTGGAACAATAtcaaacaacatttaaattgacTCATTTTCTTCCTGGTGATAGGCATGATTCTAATGCGAGATCTAAGATACATAAAGGATACTAGCGACGAACATCACTCCATGGACCTGGATAACCTGTTACTAGTTGTGGCCCAGACCGGCGTATATTTGTATGGCATGTTTAGCATACTTGGCAGTTACTTTGCCAAATGGGATACAGTACCCGATCGAATTGAGGGCATTATTGCTGAGGTATTTGGTGTTGTACAAACCTCATTGCAAACCATGTTCATTCTCCATGCCAGCCACCGTCGCTGCAAAGGCTCCAAACAGGTGCGTCGAAAGCCGGGACGAGAGATAATTACATTTCTTTTGGTCGCAAACATTGCCATATGGTTTGTCAACACTTTAATCAAAGGTAGAGCTGTTTTTCGTGAGACGCATCTAGAATTCTTTGGCATTTGGGGCTGGACGATTATAACACATATATCCATGCCCTTGGCAATTTTTTATCGCTTCCACTCTACTATATGTCTGTTTGAAGTGTGGAAAATAACTTACAAAGCCAAAGCACATTAGTAAACTTGATAAAtgtataattcaattttctttttatgcaaattaagaGTTTAGCCTAATGTACATCCTAATAAtactttctttaaattaaaaaataataatatgaaatacttCGAACTTTGTATTATCTAAACATATGATTCCGATGTTTAGCTTAAGGCTAACTCATTTATGTTATAATCTTTTGTAGCGACTACAGTATTCCTTCGCAATAACACagaaataaagtttttttttttttttttggatttacTGTTGTGcgtgttttgtgttgtgtttttgttttttatattattgcaataaaattacCTCTTTTTATATGATAGAAATActatcataaataatatattcgtCATTTTATAGGACTTTAAATAGTAATCCAGCGGATCAACGCATACAATGTTTGAagaaaattaaacatattttggtGTTATAACTCCATATAAGTAAATTCTGAACGAAAAGACCATTAATCAAAGTGATTTGACGTAGTCAAACCTATTTATAGAACAGATGGCATCtttactattatttaatttgttaaattttattttcgttgtgagtgtttattgcaaaaaaaaatgattatgGCAAACATAATATCAGACGTTTGgtttgtaattattttggTAAGAAGCAAACTGTTATCTCGTTTAATATTGCTTACTTTCAAGCATATTTATTGAAGAATCTATATTTCTACAAATT
This region includes:
- the LOC133847405 gene encoding proton channel OtopLc isoform X1, whose product is MSLNNINTNNFYEEPITLWKTKQRVHYRDDVAAQTKKNQVFTDSCEYITIRQPKKSISFSRLTPAKTPPSDTQLSSCVNKSIAATSNSVIRYARTACDHCGHHNIPIMSHPISPLAKSQTNLDLVEQNSQRQALLPLPIIGIHRDDSACTIQVSRRPSILLQEILTQRPQGLGRKDPSLLHPRNSRNAGNLNGTVTGSTATINFQSGSGSARNGSNAYYDSGAKSFQAKQQKEKNRRTGNDAVSSALSATYCKLLVLLGVCLPITEVISDQIPTYVYQGFYIYLYAGSILFVIFVYISAFRNRSLFNALKDFHEKNSNVHLKHKVTHFGSFYLRVGAIAFAIGTMVYSGLEFGQFFELNGQAGCHDVFVAITPICRMVLCIAQVQFIFLNTTYMDMARHKVTSRFGLMHMVATNLCEWLYVLVEETKHEIFHISHHDIDPDLDPVLHNGPYGGPNWSAVNESLHTNGSIHSGFINASHTAEVAHHLLTNISTSINSNNSMVAPTPSFNGCSRTTIMGALVQQLSPFLFPCTIEYSLICAVILFEMWKTVKSIPDIDKTRKNSVKPVTQKPAHHFSVDCSQSHKGLFFGILIIVMTIISMIMYFVLYTQPGFELIATQEVTLWETFMYFMCASAIITGMILMRDLRYIKDTSDEHHSMDLDNLLLVVAQTGVYLYGMFSILGSYFAKWDTVPDRIEGIIAEVFGVVQTSLQTMFILHASHRRCKGSKQVRRKPGREIITFLLVANIAIWFVNTLIKGRAVFRETHLEFFGIWGWTIITHISMPLAIFYRFHSTICLFEVWKITYKAKAH
- the LOC133847405 gene encoding proton channel OtopLc isoform X2, whose translation is MLEPNLTINYERMPSVTFRNLNGTVTGSTATINFQSGSGSARNGSNAYYDSGAKSFQAKQQKEKNRRTGNDAVSSALSATYCKLLVLLGVCLPITEVISDQIPTYVYQGFYIYLYAGSILFVIFVYISAFRNRSLFNALKDFHEKNSNVHLKHKVTHFGSFYLRVGAIAFAIGTMVYSGLEFGQFFELNGQAGCHDVFVAITPICRMVLCIAQVQFIFLNTTYMDMARHKVTSRFGLMHMVATNLCEWLYVLVEETKHEIFHISHHDIDPDLDPVLHNGPYGGPNWSAVNESLHTNGSIHSGFINASHTAEVAHHLLTNISTSINSNNSMVAPTPSFNGCSRTTIMGALVQQLSPFLFPCTIEYSLICAVILFEMWKTVKSIPDIDKTRKNSVKPVTQKPAHHFSVDCSQSHKGLFFGILIIVMTIISMIMYFVLYTQPGFELIATQEVTLWETFMYFMCASAIITGMILMRDLRYIKDTSDEHHSMDLDNLLLVVAQTGVYLYGMFSILGSYFAKWDTVPDRIEGIIAEVFGVVQTSLQTMFILHASHRRCKGSKQVRRKPGREIITFLLVANIAIWFVNTLIKGRAVFRETHLEFFGIWGWTIITHISMPLAIFYRFHSTICLFEVWKITYKAKAH